In Rahnella sikkimica, the following are encoded in one genomic region:
- the yidC gene encoding membrane protein insertase YidC: MDSQRNLFLIALLFVSFMIWQAWQTDHAPQPANQTTQQTANTANGDAANQAVPGSGQGKLITVNSDVLSLTINTRGGDIEQALLTAYPTSLGSDQPFQLLETTPNFLYQAQSGLTGKNGPDNPANGERPLFQASSDSFTLAEGQSELRIPMSYTAQNGAVYTKTFVIKRGSYAVSVEYNINNTTAAPLELTLFGQLKQTTDLPKHRDTGSNNFALHTFRGAAYSSSDDKYQKYAFDKSEALNVTTQGGWVAMLQQYFATAWIPSAKDTNTFFTTTNNGISSIGFKGTPFTVAPGAQQQVASTLWVGPELQDKMAAIAPHLDLTVDYGWLWFISQPLFKLLKFINSFVGNWGFSIIVITFIVRGIMYPLTRAQYTSMAKMRMLQPKLAAMRERIGDDKQRMSQEMMALYKSEKVNPLGGCLPLVIQMPIFLALYYMLSGSIELRHAPFILWIHDLSAQDPYYILPVLMGITMFFIQKMSPTTVTDPMQQKIMTFMPVIFTVFFLWFPSGLVVYYIVSNLVTILQQQLIYRGLEKRGLHSRDKKKS; the protein is encoded by the coding sequence ATGGATTCGCAACGCAATCTTTTCCTCATCGCTCTGCTGTTCGTGTCTTTCATGATCTGGCAGGCATGGCAAACGGACCACGCTCCGCAACCCGCCAACCAGACCACGCAACAGACTGCGAACACTGCAAACGGTGATGCTGCTAACCAGGCTGTTCCTGGTAGCGGACAGGGCAAATTAATTACAGTTAACAGTGATGTGCTGTCATTAACGATCAACACCCGTGGTGGCGACATTGAGCAGGCTCTGCTGACTGCTTACCCTACATCTTTGGGCTCTGACCAGCCTTTCCAGTTACTGGAAACGACTCCTAATTTCCTCTATCAGGCTCAAAGCGGTCTGACAGGTAAAAACGGGCCAGATAATCCGGCGAACGGCGAACGTCCTCTGTTCCAGGCCAGCTCGGATTCGTTCACATTGGCTGAAGGTCAGTCTGAACTGCGCATTCCGATGTCTTACACGGCGCAAAACGGTGCGGTTTATACCAAAACCTTCGTGATCAAACGTGGTTCTTACGCGGTGAGCGTTGAATACAACATCAATAACACCACGGCTGCCCCGCTTGAACTGACCCTGTTTGGCCAGTTGAAACAAACCACCGATTTGCCTAAGCACCGCGACACCGGCAGCAATAACTTTGCGCTGCATACGTTCCGTGGCGCGGCTTACTCCTCAAGTGATGACAAATATCAGAAGTATGCGTTCGATAAGAGCGAAGCGCTGAATGTCACGACTCAAGGCGGTTGGGTAGCTATGTTGCAGCAGTATTTTGCAACGGCGTGGATCCCGTCAGCGAAGGACACCAACACGTTCTTCACGACCACCAACAACGGTATCTCCTCGATTGGCTTTAAAGGTACACCGTTTACCGTGGCACCGGGTGCGCAGCAACAAGTCGCGTCTACCCTGTGGGTCGGTCCTGAACTTCAGGACAAAATGGCCGCTATCGCACCTCACCTTGACCTGACCGTTGATTACGGCTGGTTGTGGTTCATCTCTCAGCCACTGTTCAAACTGTTGAAATTCATCAACAGCTTCGTCGGTAACTGGGGCTTCTCAATCATTGTTATCACCTTCATCGTGCGCGGTATCATGTACCCGCTGACCCGTGCTCAGTACACGTCGATGGCGAAAATGCGTATGTTGCAGCCGAAACTGGCCGCGATGCGTGAACGTATCGGTGATGACAAACAGCGCATGAGTCAGGAAATGATGGCGCTGTACAAGTCTGAGAAAGTGAACCCGCTGGGTGGCTGTCTGCCGCTGGTAATTCAGATGCCAATCTTCCTGGCACTGTATTACATGCTGTCTGGTTCCATTGAATTGCGTCACGCGCCATTCATCCTGTGGATCCATGACCTGTCAGCGCAAGACCCGTACTACATTCTGCCGGTTCTGATGGGTATCACGATGTTCTTCATTCAGAAGATGTCGCCGACAACCGTCACTGACCCGATGCAGCAGAAGATCATGACCTTTATGCCGGTCATCTTCACCGTGTTCTTCCTGTGGTTCCCGTCCGGTCTGGTGGTGTACTACATCGTCAGTAACCTGGTGACCATTCTCCAGCAGCAGCTGATTTATCGCGGGCTGGAAAAACGTGGCCTGCACAGCCGCGACAAGAAAAAGTCATAA
- the mnmE gene encoding tRNA uridine-5-carboxymethylaminomethyl(34) synthesis GTPase MnmE, with the protein MSTSDTIIAQATPPGRGGVGILRISGRAARDVAQAVLGKLPKPRYADYLPFQDTDGSTLDQGIALWFPGPNSFTGEDVLELQGHGGPVILDLLLKRIVALENVRIARPGEFSERAFLNDKLDLAQAEAIADLIDASSEQAARSAVNSLQGVFSQRIHHLVEALTHLRIFVEAAIDFPDEEIDFLSDGKIEAKLNTVMGDLDAVRAEARQGSLLREGMKVVIAGRPNAGKSSLLNALAGREAAIVTDIAGTTRDVLREHIHLDGMPLHIIDTAGLREASDEVERIGIERAWNEIEQADLVLFMVDGTTTAATEPAEIWPEFMARLPASLPIVVVRNKADITGETLGQTEVNGHSLIRLSARTGDGVDLLRDHLKQVMGFNHNMEGGFLARRRHLQALEDAAQHLVQGKDQLLGAWAGELLAEELRLAQQSLSEITGEFTSDDLLGRIFSSFCIGK; encoded by the coding sequence ATGAGTACCTCAGATACCATTATTGCCCAGGCAACGCCTCCCGGTCGCGGCGGCGTTGGCATTTTGCGCATTTCCGGCCGTGCGGCGCGTGATGTGGCACAGGCTGTCTTAGGTAAGCTGCCAAAACCCCGCTACGCCGATTATCTGCCGTTTCAGGATACCGACGGCAGCACGTTAGATCAGGGAATTGCGCTCTGGTTCCCCGGCCCGAACTCCTTTACCGGTGAAGATGTCCTGGAGCTGCAAGGCCACGGCGGCCCGGTCATTCTCGACCTGCTGCTCAAGCGGATTGTCGCGCTGGAAAATGTGCGCATCGCACGTCCGGGCGAGTTTTCTGAACGTGCATTTCTCAACGATAAGCTGGATCTGGCACAGGCAGAAGCCATCGCCGATCTGATCGACGCCAGTTCAGAACAGGCCGCGCGCTCGGCGGTGAACTCGCTTCAAGGCGTTTTCTCACAGCGTATTCATCATTTAGTGGAAGCACTCACTCACCTGCGAATCTTTGTCGAAGCGGCAATCGACTTCCCGGATGAAGAAATCGACTTCCTGTCTGACGGCAAAATCGAAGCAAAACTCAACACCGTGATGGGCGATCTGGATGCCGTGCGCGCTGAAGCCCGCCAGGGCAGCCTGTTGCGTGAAGGGATGAAAGTGGTGATTGCCGGGCGTCCTAATGCCGGTAAATCCAGTCTGCTGAACGCGCTAGCCGGTCGTGAAGCGGCGATTGTGACGGATATCGCGGGCACCACACGCGACGTTCTGCGCGAACATATTCATCTCGACGGAATGCCGTTGCACATCATTGATACCGCCGGTCTGCGCGAAGCCAGTGATGAAGTGGAACGCATCGGTATCGAACGTGCGTGGAATGAGATTGAACAGGCAGATTTAGTGCTGTTTATGGTCGACGGTACTACCACCGCGGCCACTGAACCGGCAGAGATTTGGCCGGAGTTTATGGCACGCCTTCCGGCTTCTTTGCCTATCGTCGTGGTGCGTAATAAAGCCGATATCACCGGCGAAACGCTGGGGCAAACCGAAGTAAATGGTCACTCACTTATTCGCCTTTCCGCCCGTACCGGCGACGGCGTGGATTTGCTGCGCGATCATCTTAAACAGGTGATGGGCTTTAATCACAACATGGAAGGCGGATTCCTCGCCCGTCGTCGTCACTTGCAGGCGCTGGAAGACGCCGCGCAACATCTGGTGCAGGGTAAAGATCAGCTGCTTGGCGCATGGGCGGGTGAATTGCTGGCGGAAGAGCTGCGTCTGGCGCAGCAGTCGCTGAGTGAAATCACCGGTGAATTCACGTCCGACGATTTACTGGGCCGTATTTTCTCGAGTTTCTGTATCGGGAAATAA
- a CDS encoding short chain dehydrogenase codes for MKILVIGGTGTLGKAVVSVLGDNHSVITAGKTHGDFQVDITDESSVKALFARTGKLDAIISTTGSLHFGPLEEMTAEQFNTGLQDKLLGQVRIALIGKAFLNDGGSITLTSGIVADEPIRQGANATAVNAAVEGFVRAAAIELPRGIRINGVSPTVVEESLEGYGPFFPGFEAAPAARVAKAYVRSVEGAQTGRIYKVW; via the coding sequence ATGAAAATTTTAGTCATTGGCGGTACGGGCACCTTGGGCAAAGCAGTGGTCAGCGTATTAGGCGACAACCATAGCGTCATTACTGCAGGCAAAACGCACGGCGATTTTCAGGTGGATATTACCGATGAAAGCAGCGTGAAAGCGCTTTTCGCCCGCACCGGTAAACTTGACGCGATTATCTCAACGACCGGCAGCCTGCATTTTGGCCCACTGGAAGAAATGACGGCAGAACAATTTAATACCGGGTTGCAGGATAAGCTGCTCGGGCAGGTACGCATTGCGCTGATCGGCAAAGCATTTCTCAACGACGGCGGTTCAATCACATTGACCAGCGGTATCGTTGCCGACGAACCTATCCGTCAGGGCGCAAATGCGACAGCCGTAAACGCCGCCGTGGAAGGCTTTGTGCGTGCAGCCGCGATTGAATTGCCGCGGGGAATTCGCATCAATGGCGTCAGCCCGACGGTGGTTGAAGAATCTCTCGAAGGTTACGGCCCGTTCTTCCCGGGCTTTGAAGCTGCACCGGCGGCCCGCGTGGCAAAAGCCTATGTGCGCAGCGTGGAAGGCGCGCAGACCGGGCGCATTTATAAAGTGTGGTAA
- a CDS encoding LysR substrate-binding domain-containing protein, with amino-acid sequence MDKLRNIEVFICVVESGNFSNAAEKLGISAVMVGKHIQQLEKHLNARLLQRTTRKQSLTDAGDVFYENGKRVLEQMKATENAMESLQSVPTGLLRVSAPVSLGSSVIAPMLARYLNLYPQVKVELVLSNARVDLIGENFDLAIRIGEIGDDRLVARPLKPYEMVICASPEYLQRNGTPESPEDLKTHPCLIHSVWNQSEGWQLANAERTTSAWPVNSRYVSNDGHALRAAALESAGLLLQPKVLLAEDILRGRLIPVLESFIPTPRAVHVVYLPDFRPRAKLNSLINYMTENDFY; translated from the coding sequence ATGGATAAGCTGCGGAATATTGAAGTCTTTATTTGCGTGGTCGAATCAGGAAATTTTAGCAACGCAGCCGAAAAGCTGGGGATTTCAGCGGTGATGGTTGGCAAGCATATTCAGCAACTGGAAAAGCATCTGAACGCCCGGCTTTTGCAGCGCACAACCCGTAAACAAAGCCTGACCGATGCCGGTGACGTGTTTTACGAAAATGGCAAACGGGTGCTGGAACAGATGAAAGCCACTGAAAACGCGATGGAAAGTCTGCAAAGCGTGCCCACCGGATTACTGCGCGTCAGTGCGCCGGTTTCCTTAGGTTCCAGCGTGATTGCGCCGATGCTCGCCCGCTATCTGAATCTCTACCCGCAGGTCAAAGTGGAACTGGTGCTGAGCAATGCCCGCGTCGATTTAATCGGCGAAAACTTCGATCTCGCCATCCGTATTGGTGAAATCGGGGATGACCGGCTGGTCGCAAGGCCACTGAAACCCTACGAGATGGTGATCTGCGCTTCACCTGAGTATTTGCAGCGCAACGGCACGCCCGAATCGCCGGAAGATCTGAAAACCCATCCGTGCCTGATCCACTCCGTCTGGAATCAGAGCGAAGGCTGGCAACTGGCGAATGCAGAACGCACCACGTCGGCGTGGCCGGTGAACAGCCGCTATGTCTCCAACGACGGTCATGCGCTGCGTGCTGCTGCGCTGGAAAGCGCCGGTTTGCTGTTGCAGCCCAAAGTGTTACTGGCCGAGGATATTCTCCGCGGCAGGCTTATTCCGGTTCTCGAGTCTTTCATTCCCACGCCGCGTGCCGTGCATGTGGTTTATCTCCCCGATTTCCGCCCGCGAGCGAAGCTGAACAGCCTGATTAACTACATGACAGAAAACGATTTCTACTGA
- a CDS encoding methyl-accepting chemotaxis protein, producing MLKTTQSRFIALISLFFIVLIIVTLIVIQVFVAPQLKQTESTLVANQVDDIAVVVNDRLNKVESQVRTITQTVAQMDSDSIDRLLPALVDQYGDSAVFGGGIWPLPNQRDPAKIKFSTFFARNNNNQLTVNTFWNSAESPNYFEQSWYLAASKGEKGQCVWAPAYFDDASPQPRTNCAMPIYKGDKLWGVATVDVTLGFFNQLVAEMEKKVHGTIYIVEKDGKIVGSSHSGDEKLPKLASLGEQSPLALQIRKSLDQIDGQPNLIADYDNNGTSHTMFMSNIQGPWFIATDMPTSQLLTRTHGILQSLGLVQIPMVILLLVVLITAIKIFMRQLDGLYKNISQLSAGGADLTLRLPESRSPEFNRVNQSFNQFLSFLQSILRQVGDSSLAITSASREIASGNMDLSGRTEEQASSIVETAASMEQLTSTVKQNAANAEGANQLARDASAVAQKGSEVVKQVVDTMGSITRSSHKIVDIISVIDGIAFQTNILALNAAVEAARAGEQGRGFAVVASEVRSLAQRSATSAREIKKLIEDSVADISTGSQLVATAGTTMDEVMGGVNNVATLMNEIMSSSQEQSLGIEQVNVAITQLDNATQQNAALVEQVSAAAQAMQDQTVQLETVVAGFKL from the coding sequence ATGTTAAAAACAACGCAATCCCGCTTTATCGCATTGATCAGCTTGTTTTTTATTGTGCTGATCATCGTCACGCTCATTGTGATCCAGGTCTTTGTTGCCCCTCAGCTGAAACAAACAGAAAGCACTCTGGTTGCGAATCAGGTTGATGATATCGCCGTTGTGGTCAACGACCGGCTGAACAAAGTGGAATCTCAGGTGCGTACCATCACTCAAACCGTCGCACAAATGGACAGCGACAGCATTGACCGGCTGCTTCCTGCACTGGTTGATCAATATGGTGATTCTGCCGTATTTGGCGGCGGTATCTGGCCTTTGCCGAATCAGCGTGACCCGGCAAAAATCAAATTCAGCACCTTCTTCGCGCGAAATAATAATAATCAGCTGACGGTAAACACCTTCTGGAACAGCGCCGAATCGCCGAATTACTTCGAGCAATCCTGGTATCTCGCCGCTTCAAAAGGCGAAAAGGGCCAGTGTGTCTGGGCACCCGCCTACTTTGATGACGCCAGCCCTCAGCCGCGTACCAACTGTGCGATGCCGATTTATAAAGGCGATAAACTCTGGGGTGTGGCCACTGTTGACGTCACGCTGGGTTTCTTTAACCAGCTGGTGGCTGAAATGGAGAAAAAAGTCCACGGCACCATTTATATCGTCGAAAAAGACGGCAAAATTGTTGGCAGCAGCCATTCCGGTGACGAAAAGTTACCGAAGCTGGCTTCTCTGGGTGAACAATCTCCACTGGCGTTGCAGATCCGTAAAAGCCTTGACCAGATTGACGGGCAGCCGAATCTGATTGCCGACTACGACAACAACGGCACGTCCCACACCATGTTCATGAGCAACATTCAGGGGCCGTGGTTTATCGCGACCGATATGCCGACCAGCCAGCTACTGACGCGTACGCACGGTATCCTGCAAAGTCTGGGTCTGGTGCAAATCCCGATGGTGATTTTATTGCTGGTCGTTCTGATCACGGCGATCAAAATTTTTATGCGCCAGCTGGATGGGCTGTATAAAAATATCAGCCAGCTTTCGGCCGGTGGTGCGGATCTGACTCTTCGCTTGCCGGAAAGCCGCAGCCCTGAATTTAACCGTGTTAACCAGAGTTTCAACCAATTCCTGTCATTCCTGCAATCGATCCTCCGTCAGGTCGGTGACAGCAGTCTGGCGATCACGTCGGCATCGCGTGAAATCGCCAGCGGTAATATGGATCTCTCCGGGCGTACCGAGGAGCAGGCGAGTTCTATTGTTGAAACGGCGGCTTCGATGGAACAGCTCACCAGCACCGTGAAGCAGAATGCCGCTAACGCCGAAGGCGCTAACCAACTGGCGCGTGATGCGTCTGCGGTGGCACAGAAAGGGTCGGAAGTGGTGAAACAGGTCGTCGATACCATGGGTTCGATCACCCGTTCCTCGCACAAAATTGTCGATATCATCAGCGTGATCGACGGTATTGCCTTCCAGACCAACATTTTGGCGCTGAATGCCGCTGTCGAAGCGGCGCGTGCCGGTGAACAGGGGCGCGGCTTTGCCGTCGTCGCCTCCGAAGTGCGCAGCCTGGCACAACGTTCCGCAACGTCCGCCCGTGAAATCAAAAAGCTGATTGAAGATTCTGTCGCGGATATCTCCACCGGCAGCCAGCTGGTGGCAACTGCCGGGACGACGATGGATGAAGTCATGGGCGGCGTAAATAACGTGGCGACGCTGATGAACGAAATCATGTCTTCCAGTCAGGAACAAAGCCTCGGTATCGAGCAGGTGAACGTTGCGATCACCCAGCTGGATAACGCCACTCAGCAGAATGCGGCGCTGGTGGAACAGGTTTCTGCGGCCGCTCAGGCCATGCAGGATCAGACGGTTCAGCTGGAAACCGTGGTGGCCGGCTTTAAACTCTGA
- a CDS encoding 4'-phosphopantetheinyl transferase family protein codes for MACHFARWAVTEAEPDTHRLPKSIVMSARHLSDKQRRRFLNGRVLLAEIIFYLYGIAELPHVITLPSGRPSFESPDLPDFSLAYAGSTAGVLISSEGKVGLDLEIIHARSALVNPQQQLSAVEKTWIAMQSDPVESSLQLWCIRQSMLKMSGLNEQGPLTLSLNPASGRLRSIATPEAQVMSDIEGSITWACAQSPSIIRLQCWRYEPENGFTRTQTLSSDQQSDSPHFMKFTSLPPAK; via the coding sequence ATGGCGTGCCATTTTGCAAGATGGGCTGTGACGGAAGCCGAACCGGATACACACCGGTTGCCCAAAAGTATTGTGATGTCCGCAAGACATCTCTCTGATAAACAGCGAAGACGTTTCTTAAACGGCCGTGTCCTGCTGGCTGAAATCATTTTCTACCTTTACGGCATCGCAGAACTTCCCCATGTGATCACGCTGCCCAGTGGTCGCCCGAGCTTTGAATCCCCCGATCTCCCCGACTTCAGCCTGGCGTATGCAGGCAGCACCGCAGGCGTTCTGATCAGCAGCGAAGGGAAAGTCGGGCTTGATCTCGAAATCATTCACGCACGCAGCGCACTGGTCAACCCGCAGCAGCAACTGTCCGCCGTCGAAAAAACCTGGATTGCCATGCAGTCCGACCCGGTGGAATCCTCGCTGCAGCTGTGGTGTATTCGTCAAAGTATGCTGAAGATGTCCGGCCTGAACGAGCAAGGCCCGCTGACGCTCAGCCTGAATCCGGCTTCCGGGCGTTTGCGCTCAATAGCGACACCGGAGGCGCAGGTGATGAGTGATATTGAAGGGTCGATTACCTGGGCGTGCGCGCAGTCGCCGTCGATTATCCGTTTGCAGTGCTGGCGCTATGAACCGGAAAATGGTTTTACCCGTACGCAAACCTTGTCTTCAGATCAGCAATCCGACTCTCCACATTTTATGAAGTTCACCAGCCTGCCGCCTGCCAAATAA
- a CDS encoding NADPH-dependent FMN reductase: MSAKPLKFVTLLGSLRKASYNGMVARTLPKVAPEGVTIEALPSIGTLPLYDADIQQEEGFPADLDAIAEQIRQADGVIIVTPEYNYSVPGGLKNAIDWISRLPNQPLAGKPVLIQTSSMGPVGGARCQYHLRQILVFLDAMVMNKPEFMGGVIQNKVDEHTGEVTDQGTLDFLKSQLTAFADYTHRVSK, encoded by the coding sequence ATGTCAGCAAAGCCTCTGAAGTTTGTCACACTGTTAGGTAGTCTTCGTAAAGCCTCTTACAACGGTATGGTCGCGCGCACGCTGCCGAAAGTCGCGCCTGAGGGCGTCACCATTGAAGCGCTGCCATCTATCGGCACTCTGCCGTTATATGATGCGGATATTCAGCAGGAAGAGGGCTTTCCGGCCGATTTAGACGCGATTGCTGAGCAAATCCGCCAGGCGGATGGCGTGATCATCGTGACGCCGGAATATAACTATTCCGTTCCCGGCGGCCTGAAGAACGCCATCGACTGGATTTCCCGTTTGCCAAACCAGCCACTGGCGGGCAAACCAGTGCTGATTCAGACCAGTTCAATGGGGCCGGTCGGCGGCGCACGTTGCCAGTATCATCTGCGCCAGATTCTGGTCTTCCTCGACGCGATGGTGATGAACAAACCTGAATTCATGGGTGGCGTTATCCAGAACAAAGTGGACGAGCACACCGGTGAAGTGACCGATCAGGGGACGCTGGATTTCCTTAAAAGCCAGCTGACCGCATTTGCCGATTACACGCACCGCGTCAGCAAATAA
- a CDS encoding NCS2 family permease, translated as MSTPHSNATGGKGLAERLFKLTQHGTTVRTETIAGLTTFLTMVYIVFVNPQILGVAGMDKQAVFVTTCLIAAFGSILMGVIANLPVALAPAMGLNAFFAFVVVGAMGVSWQIGMGAIFWGAVGLLLLTIFRIRYWMIANIPVSLRVGITAGIGLFIGMMGLKNAGIIVANPDTIVTIGNLTSHNVLLGVLGFFIIAVLASRNFHASVLVSIVVTTGIGLAIGDVHYNGFWSMPPSITTVVGQVDLKGALNIGLAGVIFSFMLVNLFDSSGTLIGVTDKAGLADEKGKFPQMKQALYVDSISSVAGAFIGTSSVGAYIESTSGVSVGGRTGLTAVVTGLLFLLVIFISPLAGMVPEYAAAGALIYVGVLMTSSLARVSWDDLTEAVPAFVTAVMMPFSFSITEGIALGFISYVVMKLGTGRWREISPCVVVVALLFVLKIAFVDGH; from the coding sequence ATGAGCACACCACACAGCAATGCTACCGGTGGAAAAGGTCTGGCTGAACGTCTGTTTAAACTGACGCAGCACGGCACCACGGTACGCACCGAAACTATCGCAGGCTTAACCACCTTCCTGACCATGGTCTACATCGTTTTCGTGAACCCGCAGATTCTGGGTGTCGCGGGCATGGATAAGCAGGCCGTCTTTGTAACCACCTGTCTGATTGCCGCGTTCGGCAGCATCCTGATGGGCGTGATTGCCAACCTGCCGGTGGCGCTGGCACCTGCTATGGGCCTGAACGCCTTCTTCGCCTTTGTGGTGGTCGGTGCGATGGGTGTTTCCTGGCAAATCGGCATGGGCGCTATTTTCTGGGGCGCTGTTGGCCTGCTGTTGCTGACCATTTTCCGTATCCGTTACTGGATGATCGCGAACATTCCGGTCAGCCTGCGCGTGGGGATTACCGCCGGTATCGGGCTGTTCATCGGCATGATGGGGCTGAAAAACGCCGGCATTATTGTTGCGAACCCGGACACCATCGTCACCATCGGTAACCTGACATCCCACAACGTGCTGCTGGGCGTGCTGGGTTTCTTCATCATTGCGGTGCTGGCGTCACGTAACTTCCACGCCTCCGTGCTGGTGTCGATTGTGGTGACTACGGGCATTGGCCTGGCGATTGGTGATGTGCATTACAACGGTTTCTGGTCGATGCCACCGAGCATCACCACCGTCGTCGGTCAGGTTGACCTGAAAGGCGCACTGAATATCGGTCTGGCGGGCGTTATTTTCTCCTTCATGCTGGTAAACCTGTTTGACTCCTCCGGTACGCTGATTGGCGTCACGGACAAAGCTGGTCTGGCGGATGAGAAGGGTAAATTCCCGCAGATGAAACAGGCGCTGTACGTCGACAGTATTTCCTCTGTGGCGGGCGCTTTCATCGGGACCTCTTCCGTGGGCGCGTATATCGAAAGCACGTCCGGCGTGTCCGTGGGTGGCCGCACCGGCCTGACCGCCGTCGTGACCGGTTTACTGTTCCTGCTGGTGATCTTCATTTCCCCGCTGGCGGGCATGGTGCCGGAATACGCCGCAGCCGGCGCGCTGATTTATGTGGGTGTTCTGATGACCTCCAGCCTGGCGCGCGTTTCATGGGATGACCTGACTGAAGCGGTTCCTGCTTTCGTGACGGCAGTGATGATGCCATTCAGCTTCTCCATCACTGAAGGTATTGCGTTGGGCTTCATCTCTTATGTGGTGATGAAACTGGGCACAGGCCGCTGGAGAGAAATCAGCCCGTGCGTCGTTGTCGTTGCCCTGCTGTTTGTGCTGAAAATCGCGTTTGTTGACGGGCATTAA
- a CDS encoding TetR family transcriptional regulator: MTLSSQSSPAPGRKNDPIGLKQRIFDSALAEFAESGLMGARMENIASNASTTKRMVVYHYKTKEALYLLVLEHVYRGIRQHELDLDLSSFPPAEAIVKLVEASFDFHVSHPEFIRIVSTENMLRGRFIRQSTSIREINKTALTLLEDILERGKQSHLFKEDSQARDVHRLISSLCVHQVANQYTFGALFENPDEVDLQVAHYRQLAVVVALRYVMK; encoded by the coding sequence ATGACGCTGAGCAGCCAAAGTTCCCCGGCGCCGGGACGTAAAAATGATCCGATAGGACTTAAACAGCGCATTTTCGACAGTGCTCTGGCTGAATTCGCTGAATCCGGCCTGATGGGCGCGCGTATGGAGAATATCGCCTCAAACGCCAGCACCACAAAACGTATGGTGGTCTATCACTATAAGACCAAAGAAGCCCTGTACTTGCTGGTGCTGGAACACGTTTATCGCGGCATCCGCCAGCACGAATTGGATCTGGATTTATCGTCATTTCCCCCGGCGGAAGCGATCGTCAAACTGGTGGAAGCCAGCTTTGATTTTCACGTTTCGCACCCGGAATTTATCCGTATCGTATCGACCGAAAACATGCTGCGTGGCCGGTTTATCCGTCAGTCCACCAGCATCCGCGAGATCAACAAAACGGCGTTAACGCTGCTGGAAGATATTCTCGAACGCGGAAAACAGAGCCATCTGTTCAAAGAAGATTCGCAGGCGCGCGATGTTCACCGGTTGATCAGCAGTCTGTGTGTGCATCAGGTTGCGAACCAGTACACGTTCGGCGCGCTGTTCGAAAACCCTGACGAAGTGGATTTGCAGGTTGCGCATTATCGCCAACTGGCGGTGGTGGTGGCGCTGCGCTATGTGATGAAATAA
- the phoU gene encoding phosphate signaling complex protein PhoU, with protein sequence MDNLNLNKHISGQFNAELEHIRTQVLAMGGLVEQQLTDAITAMHNQDAELAQRVIKGDDKVNLMEVAIDEACVRIIAKRQPTASDLRLVMAIIKTISELERIGDVADKICRTALEKFSHLHQPLLVSLESLGRHTVEMLHDVLDAFARMDLDEAVRIYREDKKVDQEYEGIVRQLMTYMMEDPRTIPSVLTALFCARSIERIGDRCQNICEFIFYFVKGQDFRHVGGDALDKLLTDGKDTAKE encoded by the coding sequence ATGGACAACCTGAACTTAAACAAACACATTTCCGGCCAGTTTAACGCCGAGTTAGAACACATCCGTACGCAGGTTCTGGCGATGGGTGGGCTGGTTGAACAGCAACTGACTGATGCGATCACCGCGATGCACAATCAGGATGCCGAGCTTGCGCAGCGCGTCATCAAAGGTGATGACAAAGTTAACCTGATGGAAGTGGCGATCGACGAAGCCTGCGTGCGCATTATTGCCAAGCGCCAGCCGACCGCCAGCGATCTGCGTTTAGTGATGGCGATTATCAAAACCATTTCTGAGCTGGAACGTATCGGCGATGTGGCGGATAAGATTTGCCGTACTGCACTCGAGAAATTCTCGCATCTGCATCAGCCGCTGCTGGTCAGCCTGGAATCTCTGGGCCGCCACACGGTAGAAATGCTGCATGACGTACTCGACGCGTTTGCGCGTATGGATCTTGACGAAGCGGTGCGTATTTACCGTGAAGACAAGAAAGTGGATCAGGAATACGAAGGCATTGTGCGTCAGCTCATGACCTACATGATGGAAGATCCGCGTACCATTCCAAGCGTGCTGACTGCGTTGTTCTGTGCCCGTTCCATTGAGCGTATCGGCGACCGTTGTCAGAATATTTGTGAATTCATCTTCTACTTCGTGAAAGGGCAGGATTTCCGTCACGTTGGCGGCGATGCGCTGGACAAATTGCTGACTGACGGCAAAGACACGGCGAAAGAATGA